In Brevibacillus marinus, the genomic window AAAAGCGCGGCGTGGTGATGCTGACCACCGGCAGCAAGACGCTGCACATTTTTGCAAAACGGCTGCTCGGCCTGCCTGACACCACGCTGGTGGCCCGCATGCTGCCCCGCGAGGACAACATGCGCAAATGCGAAGAACTGGGGCTGGAACAGAAAAACATCGTCGCGATGCAGGGGCCCTTTTCCAAGGAATTGAACAAAGCGCTGTACGACCACTACAAGGTGACGCTGATGATCACCAAGGAAAGCGGCAAAGCCGGCGCGTTCGACGAGAAGGTGGAAGCGGCGTTGGAGATGGGGATCGAGACGATTATCATCAGGCGGCCGCAGCTGGACTACGGCACTGTCTGTTCCGACTTTGCCGGGGTGCTGCGACAGCTTGGCCGGTTGTCCGCTGCGCAGTGAAAGCCGCAAAGTAAAACAGAGGAAACAAAGAAAGAGCAGCCGCTCACCGCAGCGCGGCGGGTCGCCCCGGAAGGTGG contains:
- the cobK gene encoding precorrin-6A reductase; amino-acid sequence: MILLIAGTGDARELALRIKQEGYALLTSVVTENAAKRMREAGLPVRTGRLTAEAMAELIRHEQVQAVVDASHPFAEEASKNAIAAAKAAGVPYIRYERESSSSPRHAKVTIVDDYEQAAELAAQKRGVVMLTTGSKTLHIFAKRLLGLPDTTLVARMLPREDNMRKCEELGLEQKNIVAMQGPFSKELNKALYDHYKVTLMITKESGKAGAFDEKVEAALEMGIETIIIRRPQLDYGTVCSDFAGVLRQLGRLSAAQ